In Sphingopyxis sp. 113P3, one DNA window encodes the following:
- a CDS encoding TonB-dependent receptor — MKSSSLLAARLLRTSALGVSLAVAAAAAPAFAQDSTAQDTAADDSSGDVIVVTAQGRAQLLSDVPVAISAVGAEAMQNSGANDIRQLNQVAPSLLVSSTGSEANGSARIRGIGTVGDNPGLESSVPVFIDGVYRSRSGIGLNELGELDRVEVQRGPQGTLGGRNSSAGLISIYSKKPEFTFGGTGEITYGNYDYWRAAASVTGPISDTLAARLDGVWVKRDGFYKDPANNTDINDRDRYFLRGQLLFEPTDALSIRLIADYTFRDEKCCGAIYIDNSVNPYIGDLNNPGIPATPTTNSITQVLIDLGQDPGAFNQGYQRTLSVTPGRSYAGKTKDYGFSGQIDYDFGGATLTSITAYREYRSSQAGDLDYGSVDILYRADDPDAYRQFHTFTQEVRLNGEAFNGKLDWLIGGFYANEKLTVRDNIRFGTQYGRFATCRIVSGGGLAGLYSPNSPLCAVPGVGPATIAAASGASGPDIIAAFNLLDGLSDLGSINDRYYQNDTNWALFTHNIFHVTDTIDFTFGLRYTHDKKKFSASFTNDNVVCPQIQGLVLDDLVSATSNATAKALAGGLIGLACQGNSTAELDGVSINDQRSEDEFTGTAILSWKPTPDLLVYASYARGYKAGGFNLDRSALKSPIIPFGGQAGTQALVGSLQFDPELVNSYELGAKYATGPFSLGLAFFRSDFKNFQLNTFNGSTYIVQTINGCSSDLGGADRDQSKFTGAPNYNAAAATTGACPADDVSWGVRSQGFELEASLVPARSLRVTAGLTYARTKYRDNLVGNSSGEPLDQALRKLPGDNMSNAPELVATGSVAWTPEIGSSGLTGLVYLDGRLSSDYNTGSDLFPQKEQDGYAIVNARVGVRGPGERWAVELWAQNLFNKQYAQVAFNSPFQEGATSTGAAFADPQFPGGRQIFSQFLAEPRTYGVTLRGKF; from the coding sequence ATGAAATCATCTTCCCTTCTTGCTGCCCGTCTTTTGCGTACCAGCGCGCTCGGGGTTTCACTTGCGGTTGCTGCGGCCGCGGCGCCCGCCTTTGCGCAGGACAGCACCGCCCAGGACACGGCGGCCGATGATTCCTCAGGCGATGTCATCGTCGTCACCGCGCAGGGCCGCGCGCAGCTGCTCTCTGACGTCCCTGTCGCCATCTCGGCGGTGGGTGCGGAGGCGATGCAGAACAGCGGGGCCAACGACATCCGCCAGCTCAACCAGGTCGCGCCGTCGCTGCTCGTGTCGTCGACCGGCAGCGAGGCCAACGGGTCGGCCCGTATCCGCGGTATCGGCACCGTCGGCGACAACCCCGGTCTCGAAAGCTCGGTCCCGGTCTTCATCGACGGTGTTTATCGCTCGCGTTCGGGCATTGGCCTCAACGAGCTCGGCGAGCTCGACCGCGTCGAGGTCCAGCGTGGCCCGCAGGGCACGCTGGGCGGACGCAACTCGTCAGCGGGCCTCATCAGCATCTATTCGAAGAAGCCCGAATTCACCTTCGGGGGAACCGGCGAGATCACCTATGGCAATTATGACTATTGGCGCGCCGCCGCGAGTGTGACCGGGCCCATCAGCGATACGCTCGCTGCTCGCCTCGACGGGGTTTGGGTCAAGCGTGACGGCTTCTACAAGGATCCGGCGAACAACACCGATATCAATGACCGCGACCGCTATTTCCTGCGCGGCCAGCTGTTGTTCGAACCGACCGACGCGCTCTCGATCCGGCTCATCGCCGACTATACGTTCCGCGACGAGAAATGCTGCGGCGCAATCTATATCGACAACAGCGTCAACCCCTATATCGGCGACCTCAACAATCCCGGAATTCCCGCGACGCCGACGACGAACAGCATCACCCAAGTCCTGATCGACCTCGGCCAGGACCCGGGCGCTTTCAATCAAGGTTACCAGCGGACCCTGTCGGTTACACCGGGCCGCAGCTACGCTGGCAAGACAAAGGATTACGGCTTTTCGGGCCAGATCGATTATGATTTTGGCGGCGCGACGCTGACCTCGATCACCGCCTATCGCGAATACCGGTCAAGCCAGGCCGGCGACCTCGATTACGGCTCGGTCGATATTCTCTATCGTGCCGACGATCCGGACGCCTATCGCCAGTTCCACACTTTCACTCAGGAAGTGCGGCTGAACGGCGAGGCCTTCAACGGCAAGCTCGACTGGCTCATCGGCGGCTTCTACGCCAACGAGAAGCTGACGGTGCGTGATAATATTCGCTTCGGCACGCAATATGGCCGTTTTGCTACCTGCCGTATCGTTTCGGGCGGCGGTCTTGCGGGCCTCTATTCGCCCAACAGCCCGCTGTGCGCCGTCCCCGGCGTCGGTCCCGCAACAATTGCCGCCGCGAGCGGCGCGTCGGGCCCCGACATCATCGCCGCCTTCAATCTCCTGGACGGACTCAGTGACCTCGGCAGCATCAATGATCGCTATTATCAGAATGACACCAACTGGGCGCTGTTCACCCACAATATCTTCCACGTCACCGACACGATCGATTTCACCTTCGGCCTGCGGTACACTCACGACAAGAAGAAGTTCTCGGCAAGCTTCACCAACGACAATGTGGTCTGCCCGCAGATCCAGGGGCTGGTTCTCGACGACCTGGTGAGCGCGACGTCAAACGCAACGGCCAAGGCGCTTGCCGGTGGACTGATCGGCCTTGCTTGCCAGGGCAATTCGACGGCCGAACTCGATGGCGTGTCGATCAATGACCAGCGCAGCGAGGACGAGTTCACCGGAACTGCGATCCTGTCGTGGAAGCCGACCCCGGACCTCCTTGTCTATGCGAGCTATGCGCGCGGCTACAAGGCGGGCGGCTTCAACCTTGACCGCTCTGCGCTGAAGTCCCCCATCATTCCCTTCGGCGGACAGGCAGGCACGCAGGCCCTGGTCGGAAGCCTGCAGTTCGACCCCGAACTGGTGAACAGCTATGAGCTGGGCGCCAAATATGCGACGGGGCCGTTCAGCCTGGGACTGGCCTTCTTCCGGTCGGACTTCAAGAATTTCCAGCTCAACACCTTCAACGGCTCAACCTATATCGTCCAGACGATCAACGGTTGCTCGAGCGATCTGGGCGGTGCCGACCGCGATCAGAGCAAGTTCACCGGGGCGCCCAATTATAATGCAGCAGCGGCAACGACCGGCGCCTGCCCCGCTGATGACGTGAGCTGGGGCGTGCGCTCGCAGGGGTTCGAGCTCGAGGCCTCGCTGGTTCCCGCGCGCAGCCTTCGCGTGACCGCGGGCCTGACCTATGCCCGAACCAAATATCGCGACAATCTGGTGGGCAACAGCAGCGGGGAGCCGCTCGATCAGGCGCTCCGCAAGCTGCCGGGCGACAATATGTCGAACGCGCCTGAGCTGGTCGCGACCGGCAGCGTCGCGTGGACGCCCGAGATCGGCAGCAGCGGACTGACCGGCCTCGTCTATCTCGATGGCCGCCTGTCGAGCGACTATAACACCGGCTCCGACCTGTTCCCGCAGAAGGAGCAGGACGGCTATGCGATCGTCAACGCGCGCGTCGGCGTGCGCGGTCCAGGCGAGCGCTGGGCGGTGGAGCTGTGGGCGCAGAATTTGTTCAACAAGCAATATGCGCAGGTTGCCTTCAACTCGCCCTTCCAGGAAGGCGCGACGTCGACTGGCGCCGCCTTCGCCGACCCTCAATTTCCTGGCGGACGCCAGATCTTCTCGCAGTTCCTGGCGGAGCCGAGGACCTATGGCGTGACGCTGCGCGGCAAATTCTGA
- the lptE gene encoding LPS assembly lipoprotein LptE produces the protein MRAFLVSCLVALSLPLGGCGLRPLYASGAKGGVATMLADIDVGPIEGHSGWLVRNALRDRFVAAQGGRGEGNRYRLDVRLEDSITGFGVRSDDAVTRERRTLRARYQLVDSQTNQVLLDATAAQDAGIDVVGSEYATIAAENSSLERLASGIADQIVARLAVYANRGGPAAAPANPSP, from the coding sequence ATGCGCGCCTTCCTTGTCTCCTGCCTCGTTGCCCTTTCGCTGCCGCTCGGCGGCTGCGGGCTCCGTCCGCTCTACGCAAGCGGCGCGAAGGGCGGGGTGGCAACGATGCTCGCCGACATCGATGTCGGTCCGATCGAGGGACATTCGGGCTGGCTCGTCCGTAACGCGCTGCGCGACCGTTTTGTCGCGGCGCAGGGCGGGCGGGGCGAAGGCAATCGCTACCGGCTCGATGTGAGGCTTGAAGACAGCATCACCGGCTTCGGCGTCCGCTCCGACGACGCCGTGACGCGTGAGCGGCGGACGCTGCGCGCGCGCTACCAGCTTGTTGATTCGCAAACCAACCAGGTGCTGCTCGACGCGACCGCCGCGCAGGACGCCGGCATCGACGTCGTCGGTAGCGAATATGCGACGATCGCTGCCGAAAACTCGTCGCTTGAGCGACTGGCGTCGGGGATTGCCGACCAGATCGTCGCGCGGCTCGCGGTCTACGCGAACCGCGGCGGACCCGCGGCTGCACCTGCCAACCCCTCTCCGTGA
- the pdeM gene encoding ligase-associated DNA damage response endonuclease PdeM, translating into MPPAATLSFAGQTFVLLADRALFWPRHAALIVADLHLEKASWYAGHGQPLPPYDSHDTLDRLARLATETGARAIWCLGDSFHDVAAAERIAPAVAARLAAQATATRIVWIAGNHDGFAGGAWGGEVTEEMVIDGIVFRHQCRADETRAEISGHFHPKLRLTVRGRGVSRPCFAGNDQRLILPAFGSFTGGLDVGHDAIAENFAGPYQAMLAAGGRLLRLPCIRRERDDATARRVRAQA; encoded by the coding sequence ATGCCGCCCGCCGCTACCCTTTCTTTTGCCGGCCAGACCTTCGTCTTGCTCGCCGACCGGGCGCTGTTCTGGCCCCGTCATGCAGCGCTGATCGTCGCCGACCTGCATCTGGAAAAGGCAAGCTGGTACGCTGGACACGGCCAGCCGCTGCCTCCCTATGACAGCCACGACACGCTCGACCGACTGGCGCGCCTCGCAACCGAAACGGGCGCGCGCGCGATCTGGTGTCTTGGCGACAGTTTCCACGACGTGGCGGCGGCCGAGCGCATAGCTCCAGCGGTTGCGGCGCGGCTTGCCGCGCAGGCGACCGCGACCCGAATCGTCTGGATCGCGGGCAATCACGACGGCTTTGCGGGCGGTGCATGGGGCGGCGAGGTCACCGAAGAGATGGTTATCGACGGCATCGTGTTCCGCCACCAGTGCCGCGCCGATGAGACCCGCGCCGAAATATCAGGGCATTTCCACCCCAAGCTCCGCCTGACGGTGCGCGGGCGCGGTGTGTCGCGACCCTGCTTCGCGGGCAATGACCAGCGGCTGATTCTCCCCGCCTTCGGCAGCTTTACCGGTGGCCTCGACGTCGGCCATGACGCGATCGCGGAAAATTTTGCCGGACCCTATCAGGCGATGCTCGCGGCGGGCGGACGGCTGCTCCGCCTTCCGTGTATCCGCCGGGAGCGAGATGACGCTACGGCACGCCGGGTTCGCGCCCAGGCCTAG
- the leuS gene encoding leucine--tRNA ligase: protein MTRETRFGALAADARWQAAWERANSFATTDSGDKPKAYILEMFPYPSGRIHMGHVRNYTMGDVLARFKRMTGHDVLHPMGWDAFGMPAENAAMEKGVHPNGWTRANIEAMRGQLKRLGLAIDWNRELATCDADYYGQEQALFLDLFAAGLVTRKESYVNWDPVDMTVLANEQVIDGRGWRSGALVEKKKLSQWFLKITDFADALLEGLKSLDQWPDKVRLMQENWIGKSQGLEFSFRLAGGAPGFEVFTTRPDTLYGASFAAISPDHPLAERLAKDSPELAAFIAECRRQGTSAEQLETAEKLGFDTGLAVEHPLDRDWHLPVWVVNYVLMDYGTGAIFGCPAHDQRDLDFARKYDLPVHRVIADGEEDGQVFHSDEAYVGPGRLVNSHFLNGMSIDEAKAAVIARAEHEGWGKGTTVWRLRDWGVSRQRYWGTPIPFIHCSSCGLVPVPKSELPVTLPEDADFSVPGNPLDRHPTWKHVACPSCGGEAVRETDTLDTFVDSSWYFLRFASAPSDRPFDPQVIQRWLPVDQYIGGIEHAILHLLYARFWTRALNKLGMIDIKEPFASLFTQGMVTHETYSRAQGEGLPPLYFTPDEVARSPEGATLLADGEPVEVGRVVKMSKSKKNVVDPDAILDQYGADAARWFMLSDSPPDRDLPWSEAGIEGAWRFVQRLWRLFGETENAGDGGEDIALARKLHRAIAGVAADIEALGFNKAVAKIHALANDIEKAVPSATRAEACRTLILLVAPMMPHLAEEAWAALPDAQRTSPLVAHAAWPTANPALLADDEVTIVIQVAGKRRDEITLAKGLDRNAVEAAALARPRIAELLGGVAPKKVIVVPDRLVNIVP from the coding sequence ATGACCCGCGAAACGCGCTTTGGCGCCCTGGCCGCCGACGCCCGATGGCAGGCGGCGTGGGAGCGTGCGAACAGCTTTGCCACCACCGACTCCGGCGACAAGCCCAAGGCCTATATTCTGGAGATGTTCCCCTATCCGTCGGGGCGCATCCACATGGGGCATGTGCGCAACTACACGATGGGCGATGTGCTTGCCCGCTTCAAGCGGATGACGGGGCATGACGTCCTTCACCCCATGGGCTGGGACGCATTCGGCATGCCCGCCGAAAATGCGGCGATGGAAAAGGGTGTCCACCCGAACGGCTGGACCCGAGCGAACATCGAGGCAATGCGCGGCCAGCTGAAGCGGCTTGGTCTTGCGATCGACTGGAACCGCGAACTCGCGACGTGCGACGCCGACTATTACGGACAGGAACAGGCGCTGTTCCTCGATCTTTTCGCGGCCGGGCTCGTCACGCGCAAGGAAAGCTACGTCAACTGGGACCCCGTCGACATGACCGTGCTCGCCAATGAGCAGGTGATCGATGGCCGTGGCTGGCGCTCGGGCGCGCTGGTCGAGAAGAAGAAGCTGTCGCAGTGGTTCCTCAAGATCACCGACTTCGCCGACGCGCTGCTCGAGGGGCTGAAGAGCCTCGACCAGTGGCCCGACAAGGTGCGGCTGATGCAGGAAAACTGGATCGGCAAGTCGCAGGGTCTCGAATTCTCCTTCAGGCTCGCCGGCGGCGCGCCGGGGTTCGAGGTGTTCACGACCCGTCCCGACACGCTCTACGGCGCAAGCTTCGCAGCGATTTCGCCAGACCATCCGCTTGCCGAACGCCTCGCGAAGGATTCGCCCGAACTCGCGGCCTTCATCGCCGAGTGCCGCCGTCAGGGAACCTCGGCCGAGCAGCTTGAAACCGCTGAGAAGCTGGGTTTTGACACCGGCTTGGCAGTCGAGCACCCGCTCGATCGCGACTGGCACCTGCCCGTGTGGGTCGTCAATTATGTGCTGATGGATTATGGTACCGGCGCGATTTTCGGCTGTCCGGCGCACGACCAGCGCGACCTCGACTTCGCGCGCAAATATGACCTTCCCGTCCACCGCGTCATCGCTGACGGTGAAGAGGATGGGCAAGTCTTTCACAGCGACGAGGCCTATGTCGGCCCCGGGCGTCTCGTGAATAGCCATTTCCTCAACGGCATGAGCATCGATGAGGCCAAGGCGGCTGTGATCGCGCGCGCGGAACATGAGGGTTGGGGCAAGGGCACGACCGTGTGGCGCCTGCGCGACTGGGGCGTGTCGCGCCAGCGCTATTGGGGGACCCCGATCCCCTTCATTCATTGCAGCAGCTGCGGGCTGGTGCCCGTGCCGAAGAGCGAGCTTCCCGTCACGCTGCCCGAGGACGCCGATTTCTCGGTCCCCGGCAATCCGCTCGACCGTCATCCAACCTGGAAGCATGTCGCCTGCCCGTCGTGTGGCGGCGAGGCGGTGCGCGAGACCGACACGCTCGACACCTTCGTTGATTCTTCCTGGTATTTCTTGCGTTTCGCATCGGCCCCGTCGGACCGGCCCTTCGATCCGCAGGTGATCCAGCGCTGGTTGCCTGTCGATCAATATATCGGCGGCATCGAGCATGCGATCCTCCACCTGCTCTACGCGCGCTTCTGGACGCGTGCGCTGAACAAGCTCGGGATGATCGATATTAAGGAGCCCTTCGCCAGCCTCTTTACGCAGGGCATGGTGACCCACGAAACCTATTCCCGCGCACAGGGCGAGGGGCTGCCGCCGCTTTATTTCACTCCCGACGAGGTGGCGCGTTCCCCTGAGGGCGCGACGCTTCTCGCAGATGGTGAGCCCGTCGAGGTCGGCCGCGTCGTCAAGATGTCGAAGTCGAAGAAGAATGTCGTCGATCCTGACGCCATCCTCGATCAGTACGGCGCCGACGCCGCGCGCTGGTTCATGCTCTCCGACAGCCCTCCCGACCGCGACCTGCCGTGGAGCGAGGCCGGGATCGAGGGAGCCTGGCGCTTCGTTCAGCGCCTGTGGCGCCTGTTTGGCGAGACGGAGAATGCCGGCGACGGCGGCGAGGATATCGCGCTCGCTCGCAAGCTCCACCGCGCAATCGCCGGGGTCGCCGCCGATATCGAGGCGTTGGGTTTCAACAAGGCCGTGGCAAAGATCCACGCGCTTGCCAACGACATCGAAAAGGCGGTGCCCTCGGCCACGCGGGCCGAGGCGTGCCGGACCTTGATCCTCCTCGTCGCGCCGATGATGCCGCACCTTGCCGAAGAGGCGTGGGCTGCGCTCCCCGATGCGCAGCGGACTAGCCCGTTGGTCGCGCACGCCGCCTGGCCTACCGCAAATCCGGCACTGCTCGCCGACGACGAGGTCACGATCGTGATCCAGGTCGCAGGCAAGCGCCGTGACGAAATCACGCTCGCAAAGGGGCTGGACAGGAATGCGGTCGAGGCTGCGGCTCTCGCGCGCCCGCGCATCGCGGAACTGCTCGGCGGCGTAGCGCCGAAGAAGGTGATTGTGGTCCCCGACCGTCTGGTCAATATTGTCCCCTAA
- a CDS encoding cation:proton antiporter: MFAIDSLLVKIALIGVIGIGAQWIAWRTGRPAIALMLIAGIVAGPVLGLLHPEQDFGALREPMIKLAVAVILFEGGLTLKFRELRHAGVAVFMLVFVGVPVGWALGTAAAYYGAGLPLEIAALFGGIMVVTGPTVVVPMLRSLNITPRVKHMLKWEAIVNDPIGALLAVGIYAYITHGGAQANGIAIATDVVAASVLAMLIGGGAAFTLTSAFVRGWVPEYLKAPVLLTTVIAAFVFADVIMHETGLITVTVMGVVMANRETDSSHMLLRFKEDLTVLLVSGVFIILSATLDWTVVTNFQARFVLFLVLLLFVVRPLTIMLALLFTRIPFKERLFVAWIAPRGIVAAAVTGLFALRLSDYGIPGAEALVPLSFAVVIATIFAHGFTAAPFARWLGLDRGKGDGVLLVGANSWTIAFAQFIKAQERDVLIADTSLFALRRARRAGLPVYHGDILDETHDDHLDMGRYQQLIAATDNDAYNALVCSELAPEVGHDRVSRMIGVARPGNQRRGRVLTLAGTPIEEQLDRLLAGWTFGRTKITEKFTYADYVARMKASGGDTLAVVRASGDLAVFSVQHRPSVDAGDTLWSFVPPDDPKARLEAREAGA, from the coding sequence ATGTTTGCAATCGACTCCCTGCTCGTCAAAATCGCCCTCATCGGGGTCATCGGCATCGGCGCCCAGTGGATCGCGTGGCGCACCGGTCGACCCGCGATCGCGTTGATGCTGATCGCGGGCATCGTCGCCGGCCCGGTTCTGGGGCTTCTCCACCCTGAACAGGATTTCGGCGCGCTGCGAGAACCGATGATCAAGCTCGCGGTCGCGGTTATCCTATTCGAGGGCGGGCTCACGTTGAAGTTTCGCGAGCTTCGCCACGCCGGCGTCGCGGTGTTCATGCTCGTCTTCGTCGGCGTGCCAGTGGGCTGGGCGCTCGGCACCGCGGCCGCCTATTACGGGGCAGGCCTGCCGCTCGAGATCGCAGCGCTGTTCGGCGGCATCATGGTCGTCACGGGTCCGACGGTGGTCGTGCCGATGCTCCGCTCGCTCAATATCACCCCGCGCGTCAAGCATATGCTGAAATGGGAAGCCATCGTGAACGACCCGATCGGGGCGCTGCTCGCGGTTGGTATCTACGCCTATATCACTCACGGCGGGGCGCAGGCGAACGGCATCGCCATCGCCACCGACGTCGTAGCGGCGAGCGTGCTGGCAATGCTGATCGGCGGCGGTGCGGCTTTCACGCTGACCTCCGCCTTCGTACGGGGGTGGGTGCCTGAATATCTGAAGGCGCCGGTACTGCTGACCACGGTGATCGCCGCCTTCGTCTTTGCCGATGTCATCATGCACGAAACCGGCTTGATCACCGTCACCGTGATGGGCGTGGTGATGGCGAACCGCGAAACCGATTCAAGCCACATGCTGCTGCGCTTCAAGGAGGATCTGACCGTCCTCCTCGTGTCGGGCGTATTCATCATTCTTTCGGCAACGCTCGATTGGACCGTGGTCACCAATTTCCAGGCGCGCTTCGTCCTCTTCCTGGTCCTGCTGCTGTTCGTCGTGCGTCCGCTGACGATCATGCTCGCCCTGCTCTTCACGCGCATTCCATTCAAGGAGCGGCTTTTTGTCGCGTGGATCGCGCCGCGCGGTATCGTCGCCGCGGCGGTGACCGGCCTGTTCGCGCTGCGCCTTTCCGATTATGGCATACCGGGCGCCGAGGCGCTGGTGCCGCTTTCCTTTGCGGTGGTGATTGCGACGATCTTTGCCCACGGCTTCACCGCCGCTCCCTTCGCGCGCTGGCTGGGGCTCGACCGCGGCAAGGGCGACGGCGTGCTGCTCGTCGGCGCCAACAGCTGGACGATCGCCTTTGCCCAGTTCATCAAGGCGCAGGAGCGCGACGTACTGATTGCCGACACGAGCCTGTTTGCACTGCGCCGCGCGCGGCGCGCCGGCCTGCCGGTCTATCACGGCGACATATTGGACGAGACGCACGACGACCATCTCGACATGGGCCGCTACCAGCAGCTGATCGCGGCTACCGACAACGACGCCTACAACGCGCTGGTGTGCAGCGAACTGGCCCCCGAGGTCGGGCACGACCGGGTCAGTCGAATGATCGGCGTGGCGCGACCCGGCAACCAGCGGCGCGGGCGCGTGCTCACGCTCGCAGGCACGCCGATCGAGGAACAGCTCGACCGGCTGCTGGCCGGCTGGACCTTTGGCCGGACGAAGATCACGGAGAAATTCACCTATGCCGATTACGTCGCACGCATGAAGGCGTCGGGCGGCGACACGCTGGCGGTGGTGCGCGCCTCGGGTGACCTTGCAGTATTCTCGGTCCAGCACCGGCCAAGCGTCGATGCAGGCGATACGCTCTGGAGCTTCGTACCGCCCGACGACCCCAAGGCACGACTCGAAGCGCGCGAGGCCGGGGCGTAA
- the holA gene encoding DNA polymerase III subunit delta, whose translation MKTVKPAELERQTRLDPAVRLTLLTGPDDATMNAVAARLVALAGKEAERLDLSSSQLGQDPSLLAAEAASMSLFAAQRVIRLEITGSGDDCVEAVAALMAAETAVNPVIATGATITAKSKLVKLIEGSNHAVAAICYQPDRRALVGIAIAAAEEQGLKLANAEAQLLVDLVSGDQALMRRELEKIALYLDAARDRQRQVTAADIAALGAATHEEDVSMCINVALGGKVRELPDMLAQAAAVGVAEIRIIRALAIRTMQLARLRAEVDAGAHPATVVSARSSGVFWKERDAVTAQLHIWDSLRIARLMSRLLDCERALKASGTAGAVLFRKLMTDIAWQAARAR comes from the coding sequence GTGAAGACGGTCAAGCCCGCTGAGCTCGAACGCCAGACCCGGCTCGACCCCGCGGTTCGCCTGACCCTGCTGACCGGTCCGGATGACGCGACAATGAACGCTGTGGCGGCGCGGCTCGTTGCGCTTGCGGGCAAGGAGGCCGAGCGGCTCGACCTTTCCTCCTCGCAGCTTGGGCAGGACCCGTCGCTGCTTGCTGCCGAAGCGGCGTCGATGTCGCTCTTCGCCGCCCAGCGCGTGATCCGGCTCGAGATCACGGGAAGCGGCGACGATTGCGTCGAGGCGGTCGCAGCGCTGATGGCTGCCGAAACCGCCGTCAATCCGGTGATAGCGACTGGGGCCACGATAACCGCCAAGTCCAAACTGGTGAAGCTGATCGAAGGGTCGAACCATGCGGTCGCTGCCATCTGCTACCAGCCCGACCGCCGCGCGCTCGTGGGCATTGCGATTGCGGCCGCCGAAGAACAGGGGCTGAAGCTTGCCAATGCGGAGGCGCAGCTGCTCGTCGATCTTGTCTCGGGCGATCAGGCACTGATGCGGCGCGAGCTGGAAAAGATCGCGCTCTATCTCGACGCTGCGCGCGATCGGCAGCGGCAGGTCACCGCCGCCGATATCGCCGCACTGGGCGCTGCGACCCACGAGGAAGATGTCAGCATGTGCATCAACGTCGCGCTCGGCGGCAAGGTGCGCGAACTTCCGGACATGCTGGCACAGGCGGCAGCTGTCGGAGTTGCCGAGATTCGCATCATCCGTGCGCTCGCCATACGCACGATGCAGCTCGCGCGGCTGCGCGCAGAGGTTGATGCGGGCGCGCACCCTGCAACGGTGGTGTCGGCGCGCAGCAGCGGTGTCTTCTGGAAAGAGCGCGATGCCGTCACCGCACAGCTCCACATCTGGGATTCGCTCCGCATCGCTCGGCTGATGAGCCGGTTGCTCGACTGCGAGCGAGCGCTCAAGGCGTCGGGTACCGCGGGCGCCGTGCTGTTTCGCAAGTTGATGACCGATATCGCCTGGCAGGCCGCGAGGGCACGCTAA
- a CDS encoding retroviral-like aspartic protease family protein, protein MTPIAVRSPFWPLLLAAPLLVGAAPGPVTAAPPPGREASAPASSPPADPALLGENLENVVPFVQPFDLDATRRMSVPVMVDGQGPFSFLVDTGAERTIIARELAARLGLGRSERLRLATIGTTVAVAPSFRVASLEMTDLRLNPFDAPAFAGRHIGAAGLIGVDMLEKRRLLIDFRRETMEILASRRHARPLIRGSDAIVVTARNSAGRLILSNARIDGRHIDVVVDTGAQSSVGNLALRRLIAARRQNTMPFYPAVLGAVTGEDVPAMRTAIKRIEIEGISINDLPVSFADSKAFDALGLDRRPALLLGMDSLSLFDRVEIDFPNKRVVLDMPSGARRETGQRYAAADWQRGG, encoded by the coding sequence ATGACGCCGATTGCCGTCCGGTCACCATTCTGGCCCTTGCTGCTCGCCGCACCCTTGCTCGTCGGGGCGGCGCCGGGACCGGTGACAGCCGCCCCCCCGCCTGGGCGCGAAGCGAGCGCACCGGCTTCTTCACCACCTGCCGATCCTGCGCTTCTGGGTGAGAATCTCGAAAACGTCGTCCCCTTCGTCCAGCCCTTCGATCTCGATGCGACACGGCGCATGTCGGTCCCCGTGATGGTCGATGGGCAGGGGCCTTTTTCCTTCCTCGTCGACACCGGGGCGGAGCGCACCATCATCGCGCGCGAACTCGCCGCCCGCCTGGGGCTCGGTCGAAGCGAGCGGTTGCGGCTGGCAACGATCGGCACCACGGTTGCGGTCGCACCGAGCTTTCGCGTTGCCTCGCTCGAGATGACCGATCTTCGGCTCAATCCGTTCGATGCGCCGGCCTTTGCCGGGCGCCATATCGGTGCGGCGGGGCTGATCGGGGTCGACATGCTCGAGAAGCGCCGCCTGCTCATCGATTTCCGCAGGGAGACGATGGAGATATTGGCAAGCCGCCGGCACGCTCGACCGCTGATCCGCGGCAGCGACGCGATCGTCGTTACAGCGCGAAACAGCGCGGGACGCCTGATCCTCTCCAACGCCCGCATCGACGGTCGCCACATCGACGTGGTCGTCGATACCGGAGCCCAGTCGAGCGTCGGTAATCTCGCGCTGCGAAGGCTGATTGCGGCGCGGCGACAGAACACGATGCCCTTCTACCCTGCCGTATTGGGGGCGGTGACCGGTGAGGACGTGCCGGCGATGCGCACGGCAATCAAGCGGATCGAGATCGAGGGCATCTCGATCAACGACCTGCCTGTCTCCTTCGCCGATTCAAAGGCTTTCGATGCACTCGGTCTCGACAGGCGGCCGGCGCTTCTGCTCGGGATGGACAGCTTGTCGCTATTCGACCGCGTCGAGATAGACTTTCCCAACAAGCGCGTCGTGCTCGACATGCCGAGTGGCGCGCGGCGCGAGACCGGGCAACGCTATGCCGCGGCGGACTGGCAGCGCGGAGGATAG